The Alkalihalophilus pseudofirmus nucleotide sequence AGCTCCCCTCTATGCAGTACGCCATCGCCTGGTTTTGTATGATTGTTCAAAACAAGATCAACCGCATCCGCTAACAGCTTCCCGCTTTTATGTCTGGATGCTTGAGATTGATTATATAACAAAGAGGTAAGCCCAATCACGTAGGCACCCTGTTCTTTTCCATAAAGGGCAAGATCGATCGGCACTGGGTTCCTGCCAGAGGTGGAGGCAACAAGCAACACGTCCCCGCTTCTAATGTCAAGCTGTCCCTTTATCTCCTGAAAATAATCCTCACTTCGTTCCAGTTTCGAAGAATTAGCAGCTCCTTTATGCAGCATCAGTTCTTCGATAAAAATCGGCTGTACAGGTACAAGGCCGCCAGCGCGGTAAAACACTTCTTCTGAAAGCATATGAGAATGCCCACAGCCAAACACGTGTACAATCCCTCCACTTTCTATGGCGTGAGCGATTTTAAAAGCCGCTTTTTCAATAGACTCAGCTTCGGTTACTTCTACCTTTTTTATTAGTGCTTCAATCTGCTCAAAATA carries:
- a CDS encoding SIS domain-containing protein, whose translation is MITNYFEQIEALIKKVEVTEAESIEKAAFKIAHAIESGGIVHVFGCGHSHMLSEEVFYRAGGLVPVQPIFIEELMLHKGAANSSKLERSEDYFQEIKGQLDIRSGDVLLVASTSGRNPVPIDLALYGKEQGAYVIGLTSLLYNQSQASRHKSGKLLADAVDLVLNNHTKPGDGVLHRGELSFGPSSSVIGLAIINALMAGAVDNLIQSGKTPPVFKSGNIDGSDEYNQHLMDQYSDRIRF